A genomic window from Salvelinus alpinus chromosome 10, SLU_Salpinus.1, whole genome shotgun sequence includes:
- the LOC139531505 gene encoding myelin-associated neurite-outgrowth inhibitor-like isoform X1, which translates to MNPVYCPAPTGVPYANQKGHLVGYPAGFPVGYAASPAYAPNMYHPGANHPAFPTGYAPGTPFKMSCSPTTGAVPPYSSPNPYPGAVYPVRGTYPQQNPYAQHQGTYYTQPLYAAPPHVIHHTTVVQPNGMPAAMYAPPMHHPPRPHNGVAMGMVAGTTMAMSAGTLLTHSPNPLAPHQVTMPTYRHPGTPTYSYVPPQW; encoded by the exons ATGAACCCAGTGTACTGCCCTGCACCAACAGGGGTCCCCTATGCCAATCAAAAGGGGCATTTAGTAGGATACCCAG CTGGATTCCCTGTGGGGTATGCAGCGTCCCCTGCCTATGCTCCCAACATGTACCACCCTGGAGCCAACCACCCAGCCTTCCCCACGG GTTACGCTCCGGGCACTCCTTTTAAAATGTCCTGCTCGCCCACCACTGGGGCTGTCCCACCTTACTCGTCACCCAACCCCTACCCTGGAGCAGTATACCCTGTGAGAGGCACCTACCCCCAACAGAACCCCTACGCACAG catcaaGGCACTTACTACACACAGCCACTGTACGCAGCCCCGCCCCATGTCATACATCACACTACAGTGGTCCAGCCCAATGGGATGCCAGCAGCCATGTATGCCCCGCCCATGCACCATCCGCCTCGCCCCCACAATGGTGTTGCCATGGGGATGGTAGCAGGGACCACTATGGCCATGTCAGCCG gAACATTGTTGACGCACTCCCCGAATCCCCTCGCCCCCCACCAAGTCACGATGCCCACATACCGACACCCAGGCACGCCCACCTACAGCTATGTGCCCCCCCAGTGGTGA
- the LOC139531505 gene encoding myelin-associated neurite-outgrowth inhibitor-like isoform X2 — MAVSEQCIMNPVYCPAPTGVPYANQKGHLVGYPAGFPVGYAASPAYAPNMYHPGANHPAFPTGYAPGTPFKMSCSPTTGAVPPYSSPNPYPGAVYPVRGTYPQQNPYAQHQGTYYTQPLYAAPPHVIHHTTVVQPNGMPAAMYAPPMHHPPRPHNGVAMGMVAGTTMAMSAGTLLTHSPNPLAPHQVTMPTYRHPGTPTYSYVPPQW, encoded by the exons TATCTGAACAGTGCATTATGAACCCAGTGTACTGCCCTGCACCAACAGGGGTCCCCTATGCCAATCAAAAGGGGCATTTAGTAGGATACCCAG CTGGATTCCCTGTGGGGTATGCAGCGTCCCCTGCCTATGCTCCCAACATGTACCACCCTGGAGCCAACCACCCAGCCTTCCCCACGG GTTACGCTCCGGGCACTCCTTTTAAAATGTCCTGCTCGCCCACCACTGGGGCTGTCCCACCTTACTCGTCACCCAACCCCTACCCTGGAGCAGTATACCCTGTGAGAGGCACCTACCCCCAACAGAACCCCTACGCACAG catcaaGGCACTTACTACACACAGCCACTGTACGCAGCCCCGCCCCATGTCATACATCACACTACAGTGGTCCAGCCCAATGGGATGCCAGCAGCCATGTATGCCCCGCCCATGCACCATCCGCCTCGCCCCCACAATGGTGTTGCCATGGGGATGGTAGCAGGGACCACTATGGCCATGTCAGCCG gAACATTGTTGACGCACTCCCCGAATCCCCTCGCCCCCCACCAAGTCACGATGCCCACATACCGACACCCAGGCACGCCCACCTACAGCTATGTGCCCCCCCAGTGGTGA